The Drosophila suzukii chromosome X, CBGP_Dsuzu_IsoJpt1.0, whole genome shotgun sequence DNA window aaaaagcTTTATAGAAAGAAGTTTTAGATTTATTGGCTGACCATCacattgtaaaattgtaatattgtaattttcaattcaattgaatttgtaataaaatcaACAGAACTTTGTCTTAAACTCTTTAAgaggttatattttttttcggaTTGGATTCTCCCACGATCTTTGCTGAATTTCTCGAATGGTTTCGATGTCTTCCAGGTCTTTGATAAAAATCATTCCCACTCACGTATTATGTGTGTATTGTACCTTAACATGAACTCCCTTCATTGAGATTATAcgaacccccccccccccccccacctTATTTATCTGATCACTTCAAATAAGAAACCGCGAATATCCGTCGAAAATACGAAAACGTGCCTTCAATGACAACCGGACGAGAGCAACAACAATTTCACTTTTTCGTTGTTATTTCGTTGTGGTTGGTTGGTAATTTAATTTGACTGTGGATCAACGACCACGACCCCCGCCCTAAGCCCCAAGTCCCCCCATCTCCCTGACCTGGTCACTATAGGTACTTTAGTTAGTTGTTGTTTGCAATAATCATCATCATTATTGGGTATTGTTCTGAATGAATCACACAAAAGGCAATGCCGCAACACCGCCCCCTTCTGAAAATCACCTCACGCCCGTTGGCCATATGTAGAGAATAAaaaagggggggggggatCCATGGAGCAGAGTCACGAAGAGAGAGAATATACACTTGTTCGAAAGCAGAAGTACAAGCACTTGCTTTTCACGATATTCTTGGTACTTCTTTATATGGGCTTCGCCATAACTTAAGAAATTATTAGGAACCCCTAATTTTAGCCATATTTGTAGCTTAATACCTtcaagacatgtttatatgtCTATATCTTTCTTTGGGGACAACCAATAATCAATAAACATAGCTTTAAGGTTTCTGTACGATTCGATATGGTATCATACCATTGAATATGTTTACATTCTATGAGGATAGTATTTACCCATCTTCTTTCCCCTCTCTATTTTTCTTAGCGGTGTTTAATTTTCCAGCAAGGTCATTCAGAAGTCGTTGCGTTTGATATACATTGCCTTTTTCTGCGTACTCGCAGATCCAAACTCTTCGGTATCGCTGCATCTTTTCCCTGGCATTTTATCATTCCTCGTGCGTAGCTCAAAAAGAATATCTGTTGGATATATATGTTCGTCTGTGTCGCAATTATCGCCGCAATCATTGTGGTCCATTTTGATCTCATCACTAACGTCAATTACGCCGCGACTTCAATTCGCCGTTTGCCGGGAAAATGggtaaaatgaaaaataacacaaaaaaatgtaaggaaaataaaaatgttgatGAAGACGAGCGGGTTACAAACATAGATgcgaaaaaaaagaagatGAAAGAAATGCCATAATAGAAATCTAAGATCTTTTGCCTTTTTTTGTGCTGTTGATGTTGTTACTGTAGTTGCTGTTGTgtctgatgttgttgatgttgATCTCTCAACTGTTTTGCCGCAGAGGGAAATGACCTGGGGACCGGTGCAGAGCCCACGGCCCTTTTTTCATTCAATTCCAATATACTCGTACACAGCCCCAGCTCCCCAGACCATTTTGTCCACGATGCGCGGATTCACGAACCCGGCACTCGCAAAAAATGCTATCGAAAACTGGGATAAAGTCATTTAAaacttaatattttaaaattggtacTTTCTATAAATTTTTCCCAACCAACTTTGGAAGTGTGCTTATAGGTTATAAGTttagttattaaaaaaaaatttttttttttttaattttgaagtATTATGtaaattgttaaaaattgttttgcaTATATAAAGagttttttaatggtattgtaagctttaatttatatatcatacgattttatttattttaaaaaattgtaatatatgaaaaaatgCAAACTTGAAtctgaaactttttttttttttttttttttttggtttttattgttatttgaACATagttatttaaaagaaaaagagCTATAATATTAAGCTCTAAGCTACAGAACTTTACTGCCAATGAAATCATtaggaaatttaaaaaacccGTAGCCCATGTAGAAACGTATTTCGAAATAGGGTGACATATTTTTGCGAGTGCTTGGTTGCATAACCATAACCAAGTGCGATCGCCGGTTGCGCTCTGCTGGCGCTTGGCGTTGACTTTGGCGTCGCTGCCGGCGATCATGGTGTTCTATGTCTATATGGCTATATGGCTATGCGACAAAAGATGAATAGATGGAAAGTTTCCCACGTCCCCGCGACGAGGGCAGACACCAAAGTGCCTATTATAAAGCGATACtcattataatatatattagcCGTAAACCTAATGAGCTTTGGCTCCTCCTCGCCATTTTTGTGTGGGACCTTGGTTCTAGTTGGACTTGGACTTCTCCGGAACGGAACTATAATCTGCCAAAGGGAAATAAGAACAAGAAATTCTCGTGAATGGGAGTTCTTCTTGgggcaataaaaaatatttgcaacTCTAAAGCGTTTGGAAGTCAAATGGATGTTCTGTGAAACTCGTTTTTAGATTATGTATGACATATTACTAAAATATTGTTCCGTttgtctatatattttaaaaattacccCCTTTGGTATTTGATTTCATGGAAAATCGAGGTGCTTGAATGTAAAGGGAAAGCTTTACACCGCCTTTAATCCGATTTCTTGGGATTTAGTAAAGCGGAAATGGGAGATTTACCCTTGACTTGGAATCATTTATCATCTGCGCTGGATCTTTGTGCTATTGTTCATCACACCTCTACTTCAGTCACTCTGCGTGGCTTATCATCTGGGGTGTAAACAGGTAACCCCCCTTCGGAACAATGTGTGTACTGTGTGTACTTTTCGAGATATATGTTCGTGCATTCGTGCATATATAATCAGTTGAGTCTGGGCAAAGTCTATGATTGGATTGACGTTGCTGGTCGATGTTTGAGCTTGTTGTTGTGGCCTGtctgttgttattgttatttccaGCGTCATCGACGTGCAAAAATGCATCTCAGCCAAATTATTCATTATGCGGACGAGACGCctccaaaaaataaataaataaaaaatgaaaatgaaaatgaaaaaacaACCCAAACAACGTAAATAAAGCAAACACattgtgacgccaacgccggCTGCATTAATCAGCAAAAagtgcaaaaaataaaaaaaaattaaaaggaaTCACATAGGGAAAAAGAGCTTTCAGCTGGAAGCGTTGCATGCTGCCTTTATATGGCGCATCCGTTGCAGTTGCCGCTTTTGTTTGGAGTTTTTCTCTTTTTCCCATATAAAAACATCAGTCGCCGGAGGAGAGGAGTCATGTGACCATATATTGTATAGTAGGaaccaaagccaaagccaacCGTCGCACACATATAGCATATCGAATTCTGAGCACTGAGCACTTCTGGCCATTGGCTTGCACTTCCGTTTAAATGAAAGGTAGCCTCTGGACAAAAGAGAGTCGAGTCGGGGCGTTCGGGGAGTTCTGGGCTTACAGGTGCCAACGTGGGCGACTCGCTCGAATAACCAGAGAAGCATGAACGAGATAAAATCGTGCACTCTGAAATATTGGAGGTCAGTTTTCGGATCGAATGAAAATATTCGCGGGTTCAGCTTACTCTAGTTCTTTCAGAGTTCTTGACAAGTTATAATCTCATGGGATGTAAATTCAGGAAAATTTCCTATCACAATAATTATTACtgttttaattatatattaaagGATTTTAAATCTGCAGTAATTTGAACGGGGCAGCTCACGGTGCGCTGTACGTGTGCCGGCAGAGGCTAAGCAGAACAACGCTGTCTAAAGTCTTGTatgtttttaagttatttCAGTGAAATCGGATTAAAATCTGAAAGTAATTTTAAATCTctcttatttataaaataagaaCACTTGTAAAGCAGACCGAATATAATAACaccaaatataattttattatttattttgtttagaCCACAGTATTTTTTTCCGTGTTGTAAGAAAAAGAGAGCTATATAGAGAACAGCTGCTGCGTGTCTGTCGTCGCTACTGTTGGAGAAAGTAATGAAAAAATAGTCAAGTCTGTGGCGAAATTTATGTTTATCACCAGAGCACGCACACAAAAAATTCAACTAAAAATATGATGATGGTTAGCAGGCAGTTTTCTTTTCGGGCACGCAGCAATTGAAAGCAGATatggaaaattattttaatagcaatgaaaataaaataaaaacgcGAAACTCACGCAAGAGGAAAATCCAGTAATGGAAATCAGCAAACCACAAAATTGAGGCCTAGAATTCACACCGCCGTACACACAATCGAACAAAAGCccagtttttttttctcttcttttttttctggcTTTTTGGAGGGGAAAATGCAAAAACCGAACAAGAGAAAGCCAAAtcattaaagatttttaacGCCTTGGGCTGATTGCATACACTATGATTGCTTGCCATTTAATTGGCCTGCATTTATCGATTGGCACCTAGATTTAAACGATGCGATAAGTGAAAATGTTGGGTGGTAGAATAAAAACTCGAGCTATAGATGggttttaatttataaaatgtattacCAGATAAAGCCTTGATTAAGCAAGAACTACAACcattattaattatagaaCAATGATGTGTGGGCTTAATAATTTATTCACTCTCTTTCCTGAGGGATATCTCTATTTCTCTCTCGATCAGACGTGGaaaacccccccccccccaaaaaaaaaaacacctaCAGCTGCTCATACATAAACAAACATTTCGATTCCATTCCATTTCAATTTCGATTccgtttcgtttcgtttcgtttctaAAAACCCCTCTCTCGAGCCAAACAGCTATGGTAGCACCAAAACCCAACGAGCGTAAAATTGTACAAGTTAAAAAGAAACATTTAAGCCAAAATAATAACGTACATATGTGTGCAATATTGTTTATATGTTTTTcctttgtttgtgggtgtGTTGTTGCGCAGTCGCGCGTGTGCAAAAGAACGAAAAACCACTTGGAAAAATTAGCTAAACAATTTTCGGGCTAAAAAAACTAATAACAAAGAAGTCGCAGTCGTAGGAGCCTTtagattattattttttggggGTTCAGTAAGGGGAGGAAATCGGTAGGGGGTGCGCTTTCAGAGGCCAACACGCCATGACCATAAATCTTAATTGCCCAGACGCAGGCAAGCGAAGCCAAGCCAAACCGTCGATGTCAGATGGTTCGGGCCcagaaaaaaggaaaacagcCCTTTGTAACCGAAGAAGCTAGGGATATCTAAGATCATATCTTATGGCTATTTTATGCCtaagaaaatttttaatgcaCTATTGTATCCCACGAACTAGAACTTTTTTCTCTAAATACTTTTTTAgggcaacatttttttataccGTCACAATCccatatattatatatgtaCATTTAAGATCAGATGATACATAATCTATATTAAAAGATACGACACTATATTATAAGTTCTGAAGAGGTGTTAAGCAAAGCATGTTCCACTCCGCGAAATTGACCAAGCCAGTCCAGTGAATTCGATTTTCAAGCCTTCGCGAGTGTTGTGAAACTTATTCTTCTACCATCTCGCATAGGAAACCATGTCAAGGTTAAAGAAAAACTgaactaataaaaacaaaaaaaaattaacaaaactACCAAGGCAACACAAACCAAAAACCTACAAAGGCAACTTTGGCAAGGATACCAATACCAAATAGAAAACACAGCTAACCAAATCAGAATGAACTGCGGTGCTTTGCGTGCAATTAGCGACGAGGTGCAAATGCATTCGGCGAATTCGGCGACGCCGCAGCAGCGCAAGATGCACTCCATGCCGCGTACCACTCCGCAGAACACCCAGAGTTCCCAGAATTCCACCCCGAATCCATCGAGATCAAACGGGGATCAGCAACCCCAGACGGCGGCCCTGCGGCGGAGCACGATGCCCCGCAGCCGGGGATTGGCCTCCTGTTTGAGGGGCGAGCGGGATGACGCCCCCACCCCGCCCATTCACGAGGTCCACTGCGACGTGCAGCAGCTGCAACTACTGCAACAccagcaactgcagcagcagcagctgcaacagcagcatcagccgcaacagcaacatcagctgctgctgcagcaaGAGCAACTGCAGCTGATGAAGGGCGACCAGGAGCCCATGTCTGGGACGGGATCGGGTGCATCCACTCTGGAGACGACGGGCAGGAGTGAGTATTATCTGAGATTTTAACTATGGCACATTGCAGATTATATTGAAGCAGGCTTTGAAACGATTATATCTACGTCATATCAAACATTGCATTACAATACCAATGGCATCGTTTCTGATCCTGAGAAAAACCCTTAGGAATTTTATAGAACTACAACttggtttttaaatatttgaaatataGGATGTCTTTAAAATTTTACAATAACAACATCTTTAAATGTATAAGAACCTATTCTGAATTTTACTTTAGATCAGTTGGTTGTGTTTTCTGTGCaattttaaatcgtttttaataatatattttcctATATCATCTGTAAACCGTATAAACTATTTAACACTATTCTCTTCTGGTACTTACCAAAGAAAACTTTGCACCACTTTAATCTGAAATCGAAATGCTTCTGCGACATTCGTACCCCCAAAAGAGTCCAGGGTTATTTCATCTCTCATCGCATTTTCTCGCAAGAGAAGCAGTTCGTATCAAGCGGATGGATGACGGATGTGACATCACCGAGAATTCACAATCATCCACAATCATCATTGGATTGGTTGGGTCGTTGGTGGTTCGTCAGTTCGTCAGTTCATCAGTTCGGTCATTCCGCTTTGAAGTCAATTGTGCGGCGGCATAATTTACAGTTGCACAGTTACGACTGATGACCCGCGCAAAGTAGATAATGCAgtgttggttggttggttggaaAGAAAAAAGTGTCAACggaacaataataataataataataatggcTTGGGATGGGAACCAAGGGGGTCTCTTTAAAGGCCCCAGTCTGAGACTGAGACTCAGACTCCTGGGTCACCTACAACAATTGCTCAATTTACGAGCTTGCCCCACATTGGCACCATCTGCGATGTCTAGCAATTGTACATATCTTCCGTATCTCTCGTCTGTACTTTTCATATTTTGCATTAATTGAAGTGAATTCACAACACGAGCTCAAAGGTCAGGCCATGTAAATGGGTTGAGTTTTGCAAAACAAAGTCAGacccaacaaaaaaaacatcTAGTATTTTTAGACTTACACCGTCTGACATTTGCATTTAACACAACTAATCCATTTTACCCTCTTTTATTCCACTTGCAGGTGAGTACAAGTCGAAGACACTGCCTCGCATACATTTCGATACGGCGCTAAACGATACATCGCCGAACGAAGGTAACACACAGTCCCCCGATTGTTCGATTGATTCCCTTTCAGTAGTTACGTGGCACGTTACTCATCCTAAGCATTGTCCGTATCTCAATGTCGTGACATTGTATCCCCGATGATTTCCATGATTTGCATGTGGCGCTTAGAGACCTAGAAACCCACAAATGCGACTATTTTTGCCGGCTCAGCGCAATGCGATCTGCTCTGAAGCTCTGAACTTATCAGCAAGTGTTGTATGCACAGACATAATCACTTTCAAGGGCGAAATTTTACTCTTGGCTACTCGGAAATAAAGGGTGTTGTGGAAGCTTTAAATACCATCGTAGTTTTGGCAACCGCAGATAAGCAAATTCCAATAAGTATAGTCATAAAACGTGTATACAAATAATAGGAAACAGAACCACTTTTACAGGCCGATAAACAGACTTCGGAATTTGAAACCGGattaatgtttttatattacattttacaGAGAGTATAGAATTTGGAGTACAACTTTAATGTAGTACCTGGTATTAACATTTACAAGCGTTTCACTGTGCTCCACTGCAAGACTGATTTCCAGTTCTTTAAACGCtctattaatatttataaattacaTGATATAAATTGGATGTAATTGAGTTGACAACTTGTGAATTCTCTCCTTTGGTCTTAttctttttattataaaaacttGTTTTTTTCAATAACATGCAACCGTAATTAATCAAGATCATTTTCATGTAATTTTCCTATGCATTCTCGATGAAATATATTTCTCTGCATAAATCGAGGCGCTTAAAAATGATATTCTGTAGTATTCCCAATTCTACATGTAACTTATCTGATGTCTACTTGACATTACAGGCACTCTCCTAAGTCCAAAAAGTATGCTTCATTTTCTGGCTTGCATTATGTTTATTTGCATAATTCCACATTTAATGGAGTATTTAATGTTGGGAGGGGAAATTCCACATTCTGCTGAAAGTAACGGAATTTCGAGGGGCAGGACGTGGCTTATATAACGATCGCCTGGTCAAGGGTTGAAAAAATACAACAGAAAACTCCCTTCCATTCAAACAGTTCATTGTGCCCCTATGCTAATGTAATGCcagtggaaatggaaatgaaaatggtAACTTTCGAGCCGCTCGTAAAcaagtcttccgtttcgttGAGGCGAAGGAGGCGAACGTGTCACATAAAACCCCATAGTCACGCACTTCCGcagagaaaaaataaaataaaatagagGTAAAGAGGGAACCAAGCGTTACGACGGGTGGGTTGTTGGAGGGGCAGGGTTCGGGGTTCCCTTAATTTGTATTATGGGTTGCCCGGCTGCCCAACTAGCACCTtacataaacataaatatgtatatgtatatgaaCACTAACAGTTGAGGTAGGAAAACATAATTGTTTAGTATAATAGCACCAAAATATGGTATGTTGTATTTTAAAGATAGATAAATCATTttgaaataaacattttttaatgttttttatgtttagaaAAACCAACTATATATCAATTTGTCTATTTTTCGGAACTTAAAGTTTACGGAGTTATAATTGAATCTAACAGAAGCTATTTTAACACCCGCTGCTGTATTCCTGGCGTTGCCAGATCTTGCACTCTCGATCAGCAGCGATGTTTCCCCACATTTCAAACGAAAACCGGTTAAACATCGATATTACGAAAACATCGATAAACATCGCTTAAAAGACATCGCCGGCCAACGCTCCATGTGTTTTCGCATCTCTAGATCAGATCAACTTTTGAATTCGGGTGGCTTAAATCGGAGCGCAGGCGGCTCAAATCGCTccatttattattgtttttaatttcgctGGCGCGTCGGTTTTACTATTTTGTTGTTACTGTATAAAATACTACTGTTTGTTATGCTCCatattttatagatttttttttaaataattcccAAAGCGAGTGTTGTTTTTGTTCAAGTGTTTTATCCCCttatcccaaaaaaaaaaacgcatTCCTGCACACGAAAAAAAAGATGCGTATGCGTGTGTATTAGTGCAGTCTCTCCGCGCTGCAAATgcaaatgtgtgtgtgtgcgtgtgtgtatGCTGCAACTGaaaaccaaaattaaaataaacaaaagagTAGTACAAAAAAAGTAAGAAAAACTTAACCAAGCGACAATGTGATGCGAAAAGGCGATAAAGTAACAGCAAAGAAAGAGAAAAAACGCGGAAATGCAGTTGAGCGCATAAT harbors:
- the LOC108016525 gene encoding uncharacterized protein, translating into MSQKHFDFRLKWCKVFFVKISDNTHSCPSSPEWMHPIPSQTWAPGRPSSAAAVVAAAARRSGPREWAGWGRHPARPSNRRPIPGCGASCSAAGPPSGVADPRLISMDSGWNSGNSGCSAEWYAAWSASCAAAASPNSPNAFAPRR